From Pseudopipra pipra isolate bDixPip1 chromosome 9, bDixPip1.hap1, whole genome shotgun sequence, a single genomic window includes:
- the APOBEC4 gene encoding putative C->U-editing enzyme APOBEC-4 isoform X2, which translates to MNAGEKTIFQEFLTNQGTVVKPCWWQRQCHACARCPFHIRTGEEARVPYTEFHGLFGSPHRPTATPQNRHLLFYELRSFSGRVLQKGHATNCTARAKHPEAVLFEAGGYLDAATAACESIRCIILYSNLSPCDEAQHCCLRKMYNFLLRHPHITLCIYFSQLCHTGSGSPRAGGNARALQSLRSLWPRVTLQRLPEGAQQYLLRHFVCGITGASPRHRVLPSGASAGRQNPHQINLTGVKPYFREAFPQGMEGNLAVQQNLKAFPSPSPASRQPFPAMKGTLLLPMSPSHVLFPSVFLPSQRKQLYLRPINIVRHLKMPKE; encoded by the coding sequence ATGAATGCAGGAGAGAAAACCATTTTCCAAGAGTTTCTGACAAACCAGGGCACTGTGGTAAAGCCCTGCTGGTGGCAGAGACAGTGCCATGCCTGTGCCAGGTGTCCCTTCCACATCCGGACGGGGGAAGAAGCCAGAGTGCCATACACAGAATTTCACGGGCTCTTTGGCTCCCCACACAGGCCCACAGCGACTCCCCAAAACAGGCACCTTCTCTTCTACGAACTGAGGAGCTTCTCAGGCAGAGTCCTGCAGAAAGGCCACGCCACAAACTGCACTGCCCGAGCCAAGCACCCCGAGGCTGTGCTGTTCGAGGCGGGCGGGTACCTGGACGCAGCCACAGCCGCCTGTGAAAGCATCAGGTGCATCATCCTCTACTCGAACCTCTCCCCCTGTGACgaggctcagcactgctgcttAAGGAAAATGTACAACTTCCTGCTGAGACACCCACACATCACGCTCTGCATCTAtttctcccagctctgtcaCACCGGGAGCGGTTCTCCCCGTGCCGGGGGGaatgccagggctctgcagagcctccGCAGCCTCTGGCCTCGGGTGACCCTGCAGAGGCTGCCAGAGGGGGCACAGCAGTACCTGCTTCGCCACTTCGTGTGTGGCATCACAGGGGCGAGCCCTCGTCACCGAGTGCTGCCATCGGGAGCCTCAGCAGGTCGACAAAACCCACATCAAATTAACTTAACAGGAGTGAAACCGTATTTTAGGGAAGCCTTTCCCCAGGGAATGGAGGGGAACCTGGCTGTACAGCAGAATTTAAAGgcctttccctctcccagcccggCCTCCCGACAGCCTTTCCCAGCCATGAAAGGTACTCTGCTCCTTCCAATGTCTCCAAGCCATGTGCTTTTCCCAAGTGTGTTTCTGCCCTCTCAGAGGAAACAGCTATACCTCAGACCCATAAATATTGTAAGGCATTTAAAAATGCCAAAGGAATGA
- the NCF2 gene encoding neutrophil cytosol factor 2 has product MSLVETIRLWQEGVCAADRKEWSAALDAFTAVQNPPAKICFNIGCIHLVLGRLAEAEEAFTRSIGCDKHLAVAYFQRGTVFYRRQNNEKAIEDFKEALAQLRGNQLIDYKILGLRYRLFACEILCNIALVFATVENWGKAEEHLTLAMSMKSEPQHNKIDRAMEAILKQKLCELVAIPAGKLFRPNEKQVAQLEKKDYLGKAMVVASVVDKDDFSGFAPLQPQTSGPPPRPKTPEILRALQGQPHRVMYEFIPETAEELQVLPGNIVFVLKKEKDNWATVMFNGKKGIVPCNFLEPVELQNKLYIQEETPVEDEMPESPTSTVPEKPRRPVPDHIPDTVMQPRDTAKEAEPPTSSPCVLKVHYKYTVALRVEPGLSYTELLDLVCKKLELQPKHTELRYKPVESKELVTLTAKNLDTAWTQSKGNCLTVWCDLTEGEGFLPDSKPEESPQEAMPEEMGPTQVVAQYNYEATQPEDLEFQAGDVILVLSRVNEDWLEGQCKGKTGIFPSAFVQQPKAEDPEK; this is encoded by the exons ATGTCCCTGGTGGAGACGATCCGGCTGTGGCAAGAAGGGGTGTGTGCAGCAGATAGGAAGGAGTGGAGTGCTGCCCTGGACGCCTTCACAGCCGTCCAGAACCCCCCTGCCAAAATCTGCTTTAACATCGGCTGCATCCACCTTGTCCTGGGGAGGCTGGCGGAGGCAGAGGAG GCATTCACCCGGAGCATCGGCTGTGACAAGCACCTGGCAGTGGCTTATTTCCAGCGGGGGACCGTGTTTTACCGGAGGCAGAA CAATGAAAAGGCCATTGAAGATTTCAAAGAGGCGCTGGCCCAGCTGCGAGGCAACCAGCTCATTGACTACAAGATCCTGGGGTTGCGCTACAGGCTCTTTGCTTGTGAG ATTCTCTGCAACATCGCGCTGGTGTTCGCCACGGTGGAGAACTGGGGGAAGGCTGAGGAGCACCTGACTCTGGCCATGAGCATGAAGAGTGAGCCCCAGCACAACAAGATTGACAGGGCAATGGAAGCCATCCTG AAGCAGAAGCTCTGTGAGCTGGTGGCCATTCCTGCGGGGAAGCTGTTCAGGCCAAATGAAAAGCAAGTGgctcagctggagaagaaggaCTACCTGGGGAAGGCAATG GTGGTGGCATCTGTGGTGGACAAGGACGATTTCTCAGGATTTGCTCCCCTCCAGCCACAG ACCTCTGGTCCTCCACCCAGGCCCAAGACCCCAGAAATCCTCAG GGCCCTCCAAGGGCAGCCACACCGTGTCATGTACGAGTTCATCCCTGAGactgctgaggagctgcaggtcctgccaggaaaCATTGTCTTTGTcctgaagaaagagaaggacaACTGGGCTACAGTGATGTTCAATGGAAAG AAAGGGATCGTCCCCTGCAACTTCCTTGAGCCTGTGGAGCTCCAGAACAAGCTGTATATCCAG GAAGAAACCCCTGTGGAGGACGAGATGCCCGAGTCACCCACCTCCACAGTGCCAGAGAAGCCACGGCGGCCAGTGCCAG ACCACATTCCTGATACTGTGATGCagccaagagacacagcaaag GAGGCCGAACCACCCACTTCCAGCCCCTGTGTCCTCAAGGTGCATTACAAGTACACGGTTGCCCTGAGGGTCGAGCCGGGCCTCTCCTACACGGAGCTCCTGGACCTGGTTTGCAAGAAGCTAGAGCTGCAGCCCAAGCACACGGAGCTGAG GTACAAGCCTGTGGAGAGCAAAGAGCTGGTGACTCTGACTGCAAAGAACCTGGATACAGCTTGGACCCAGAGCAAGGGCAACTGCCTCACAGTCTGGTGTGACCTCACAGAG GGAGAGGGGTTTTTACCAGACAGCAAGCCAGAGGAGTCTCCACAGGAGGCAATGCCGGAGGAGATGGGACCAACCCAAGTTGTAGCACAGTACAACTATGAAGCCACCCAACCTGAAGACCTGGAATTTCAGGCAGGAGATGTGATCCTGGTTTTATCCAGAG TGAATGAAGACTGGTTAGAAGGCCAGTGCAAGGGGAAGACTGGCATCTTCCCATCCGCGTTTGTTCAGCAGCCTAAAGCTGAAGACCCAGAGAAGTGA
- the ARPC5 gene encoding actin-related protein 2/3 complex subunit 5, whose translation MAKHTVSSARFRRVDVDEYDENKFVDEEDGGDGQAGPDEGEVDSCLRQGNMMAALQAALKNPPINTKNQAVKDRAESIVLKVLISFKANDIEKAVQSLDKNSVDLLMKYIYKGFESPSDNSSAVLLQWHEKALAAGGVGSIVRVLTARKTV comes from the exons atGGCGAAGCACACGGTGTCCTCGGCGCGGTTCCGCCGGGTGGATGTGGACGAGTACGACGAGAACAAGTTCGTGGATGAGGAGGACGGGGGCGACGGGCAAGCGGGGCCCGACGAGGGCGAGGTGGACTCGTGCCTGCGGCA AGGGAACATGATGGCTGCCCTGCAGGCGGCTCTGAAGAACCCTCCCATCAACACAAAGAACCAGGCAGTGAAG GATCGTGCTGAGAGCATTGTGCTGAAGGTCCTCATCTCCTTCAAAGCCAACGATATCGAGAAGGCGGTGCAGTCACTGGACAAGAACAGTGTGGACCTGCTCATGAAGTACATCTACAAGGGCTTTGAGAGCCCCTCTGAcaacagcagtgctgtgctgctccagtggCACGAGAAG GCCCTGGCTGCTGGAGGAGTTGGGTCCATTGTCCGCGTTCTGACTGCCAGGAAGACGGTTTAG
- the APOBEC4 gene encoding putative C->U-editing enzyme APOBEC-4 isoform X1 has product MEREAIRSGQEQNTWLGSWLPSNLSHYGLTMTVSCVADINREIFQQNMNAGEKTIFQEFLTNQGTVVKPCWWQRQCHACARCPFHIRTGEEARVPYTEFHGLFGSPHRPTATPQNRHLLFYELRSFSGRVLQKGHATNCTARAKHPEAVLFEAGGYLDAATAACESIRCIILYSNLSPCDEAQHCCLRKMYNFLLRHPHITLCIYFSQLCHTGSGSPRAGGNARALQSLRSLWPRVTLQRLPEGAQQYLLRHFVCGITGASPRHRVLPSGASAGRQNPHQINLTGVKPYFREAFPQGMEGNLAVQQNLKAFPSPSPASRQPFPAMKGTLLLPMSPSHVLFPSVFLPSQRKQLYLRPINIVRHLKMPKE; this is encoded by the coding sequence GACTGTCAGCTGTGTAGCTGACATAAACAGGGAGATTTTTCAGCAGAACATGAATGCAGGAGAGAAAACCATTTTCCAAGAGTTTCTGACAAACCAGGGCACTGTGGTAAAGCCCTGCTGGTGGCAGAGACAGTGCCATGCCTGTGCCAGGTGTCCCTTCCACATCCGGACGGGGGAAGAAGCCAGAGTGCCATACACAGAATTTCACGGGCTCTTTGGCTCCCCACACAGGCCCACAGCGACTCCCCAAAACAGGCACCTTCTCTTCTACGAACTGAGGAGCTTCTCAGGCAGAGTCCTGCAGAAAGGCCACGCCACAAACTGCACTGCCCGAGCCAAGCACCCCGAGGCTGTGCTGTTCGAGGCGGGCGGGTACCTGGACGCAGCCACAGCCGCCTGTGAAAGCATCAGGTGCATCATCCTCTACTCGAACCTCTCCCCCTGTGACgaggctcagcactgctgcttAAGGAAAATGTACAACTTCCTGCTGAGACACCCACACATCACGCTCTGCATCTAtttctcccagctctgtcaCACCGGGAGCGGTTCTCCCCGTGCCGGGGGGaatgccagggctctgcagagcctccGCAGCCTCTGGCCTCGGGTGACCCTGCAGAGGCTGCCAGAGGGGGCACAGCAGTACCTGCTTCGCCACTTCGTGTGTGGCATCACAGGGGCGAGCCCTCGTCACCGAGTGCTGCCATCGGGAGCCTCAGCAGGTCGACAAAACCCACATCAAATTAACTTAACAGGAGTGAAACCGTATTTTAGGGAAGCCTTTCCCCAGGGAATGGAGGGGAACCTGGCTGTACAGCAGAATTTAAAGgcctttccctctcccagcccggCCTCCCGACAGCCTTTCCCAGCCATGAAAGGTACTCTGCTCCTTCCAATGTCTCCAAGCCATGTGCTTTTCCCAAGTGTGTTTCTGCCCTCTCAGAGGAAACAGCTATACCTCAGACCCATAAATATTGTAAGGCATTTAAAAATGCCAAAGGAATGA